One stretch of Pseudomonas fragi DNA includes these proteins:
- a CDS encoding DUF1456 family protein — MIHNDVLRSVRYMLDISDNKVVEIIKLGGLDVTKEDVLTYLKKDEEEGFVRCPDEVMAHFLDGLVIFKRGKDESRAPMPVELPVTNNIILKKLRVAFELKEDDMHAILKAAGFPVSKPELSALFRKFGHTNYRTCGDQLLRNFLKGLTLRVRD; from the coding sequence ATGATTCATAACGACGTACTGCGCAGCGTGCGCTACATGCTCGACATCAGCGACAACAAGGTTGTCGAAATCATCAAGCTTGGTGGCCTCGACGTCACCAAGGAAGACGTGCTGACCTACCTGAAAAAGGACGAGGAAGAAGGCTTTGTACGTTGCCCGGACGAGGTGATGGCGCATTTCCTCGATGGCCTGGTGATCTTCAAGCGCGGCAAGGACGAAAGCCGTGCGCCGATGCCTGTCGAGCTGCCGGTGACCAACAACATCATCCTGAAAAAACTGCGCGTAGCCTTCGAACTCAAGGAAGACGACATGCACGCCATCCTCAAGGCGGCCGGCTTTCCGGTGTCCAAGCCTGAGCTGAGCGCCCTGTTCCGCAAGTTTGGCCACACCAACTACCGCACCTGTGGCGACCAGTTGCTGCGCAACTTCCTCAAGGGCCTGACCCTGCGCGTTCGCGACTGA
- a CDS encoding GNAT family N-acetyltransferase produces the protein MQHTWAIHTPRLTDFAELTNVWEASVRATHDFLPDSYIELLRGLVLEQYLDTVMLICCKDPTSKRITGFAGVAAGKVEMLFIHPDYRGLGIGKCLLMFAINELNAERLDVNEQNLQAVGFYLKQGFVAAGRCEKDGMGQPYPLLHLRYKRPARA, from the coding sequence ATGCAACACACATGGGCCATCCATACGCCACGCCTCACGGACTTTGCAGAACTGACCAACGTATGGGAAGCATCGGTGCGTGCCACCCATGACTTTTTGCCGGACAGCTATATCGAGCTGTTGCGCGGTCTGGTCCTGGAGCAGTACCTGGATACCGTGATGCTGATCTGCTGCAAGGACCCGACCAGCAAGCGCATTACCGGTTTTGCCGGGGTCGCGGCCGGCAAGGTCGAGATGCTGTTTATTCACCCCGATTACCGCGGGCTGGGCATCGGCAAGTGTCTGTTGATGTTCGCCATCAATGAGCTGAATGCCGAGCGCCTCGACGTCAATGAGCAAAACCTGCAAGCCGTCGGTTTTTACCTCAAGCAGGGCTTTGTGGCTGCGGGACGCTGCGAAAAGGACGGCATGGGCCAGCCTTACCCGCTGCTGCACCTGCGGTATAAACGCCCAGCACGCGCATAA
- the fpr gene encoding ferredoxin-NADP reductase has product MSNMNHERVLSVHHWNDTLFSFKCTRDPGLRFENGQFVMIGLQQPNGRPLMRAYSIASPNWEEHLEFFSIKVPDGPLTSQLQHLKEGDEIIISKKPTGTLVLDDLKPGKHLYLLSTGTGLAPFMSIIQDPETYERFEKVILCHGVRYVNEVAYREFITEHLPQNEFFGEALREKLIYYPTVTREPFENEGRLTDLMRSGKLFSDIGLPPINPQDDRAMLCGSPSMLDETSEVLNSFGLKVSPRMREPGDYLIERAFVEK; this is encoded by the coding sequence ATGAGCAACATGAACCACGAACGTGTCCTCAGTGTTCATCACTGGAATGACACCCTGTTCAGCTTCAAGTGCACCCGTGACCCGGGCCTGCGCTTCGAGAACGGTCAGTTCGTGATGATCGGCCTGCAACAGCCCAATGGCCGTCCGCTTATGCGTGCCTACTCGATTGCCAGCCCGAACTGGGAAGAGCATCTGGAGTTCTTCAGCATCAAGGTGCCAGACGGCCCGCTGACCTCCCAGTTGCAGCACTTGAAGGAAGGCGACGAGATCATCATCAGCAAAAAACCTACGGGTACGCTGGTGCTGGACGACCTGAAGCCGGGCAAGCATCTGTACTTGCTCAGCACCGGTACCGGTCTGGCGCCCTTTATGAGCATCATCCAGGATCCGGAAACCTACGAGCGTTTCGAAAAAGTGATCCTGTGCCACGGCGTGCGTTACGTCAATGAAGTCGCCTACCGCGAATTCATCACCGAGCACCTGCCGCAGAACGAGTTCTTCGGCGAAGCGCTGCGTGAAAAGCTGATCTACTACCCGACCGTGACCCGCGAGCCGTTCGAGAACGAAGGCCGCCTGACCGACCTGATGCGCAGCGGCAAGCTGTTCAGCGACATCGGCCTGCCACCGATCAACCCGCAGGACGACCGTGCCATGTTGTGCGGCAGCCCGAGCATGCTCGACGAGACCAGCGAAGTGCTGAACAGCTTCGGCCTGAAAGTTTCGCCACGTATGCGTGAGCCGGGTGATTACCTGATCGAGCGTGCCTTCGTCGAGAAGTAA
- the tsaA gene encoding tRNA (N6-threonylcarbamoyladenosine(37)-N6)-methyltransferase TrmO, translating into MTYTVSPIGFVRSCFKEKFAIPRQPQLAPAARGVLELVAPFDQGDAVQGLEQVSHVWLLFVFHQALEDKPRLKVRPPRLGGNKSMGVFATRATHRPNGIGQSVVKLDKVEANRLWISGIDLLDGTPILDIKPYVPYADIISDASNGMASAAPVLIPVQWADSALQQAHREALRLQEPLVELIEQCLAQDPRPAYQTPTAEREYGAQFWDLDVRWHYPEPGLIRVLEVIPKP; encoded by the coding sequence ATGACCTACACCGTCTCCCCCATCGGCTTTGTCCGCTCCTGCTTCAAGGAGAAATTCGCCATCCCCCGTCAGCCGCAACTGGCACCGGCCGCGCGTGGCGTGCTGGAGCTGGTCGCGCCGTTCGATCAGGGCGATGCGGTGCAAGGCCTGGAGCAGGTCAGCCATGTGTGGCTGCTGTTTGTGTTCCATCAGGCACTGGAAGACAAGCCCCGCCTCAAGGTGCGCCCCCCACGCCTGGGCGGCAACAAGTCGATGGGCGTGTTTGCCACCCGCGCCACCCATCGCCCGAACGGCATCGGCCAGTCAGTGGTCAAGCTGGACAAGGTCGAGGCCAATCGCCTGTGGATTTCCGGTATCGACCTGCTCGATGGCACGCCGATTCTCGATATCAAGCCCTATGTGCCCTACGCCGATATCATCAGCGATGCCAGCAATGGCATGGCCAGCGCCGCACCGGTATTGATCCCCGTGCAATGGGCCGACAGTGCCCTGCAACAGGCGCACAGGGAAGCCCTACGCCTTCAGGAGCCGCTGGTGGAGCTGATCGAGCAATGCCTGGCGCAAGATCCACGCCCTGCTTACCAGACGCCCACCGCCGAACGAGAATACGGCGCGCAGTTCTGGGATCTGGACGTTCGCTGGCACTACCCCGAGCCCGGCTTGATCCGCGTGCTTGAAGTGATTCCCAAGCCGTAA
- a CDS encoding potassium transporter Kup, with translation MGQASSQAAEDGHSKAKPIGMLVAAVGVVYGDIGTSPLYTLKEVFSGGYGVQVNHDGVFGILALILWSLIWVVSIKYVLFILRADNEGEGGIMALTALARRAASPYPRLRSVLVILGLIGAALFYGDSMITPAISVLSAVEGLELAFDGLEHWVVPLALIVLVLLFLIQRHGTASIGKLFGPVMVVWFVVLGGLGIHGIVQHPEVLNALNPIWGVRFFVSHPGMGVAILGAVVLALTGAEALYADMGHFGRKPIARAWFILVLPALVLNYFGQGALLLENPEAARNPFYLLAPAWALIPLVGLATLATVIASQAVISGAFSLTHQAIQLGYIPRMHIQHTSSAEQGQIYIGAVNWSLMVGVILLVLGFESSGALASAYGVAVTGTMLITSILVSAVMLLLWKWPPVLAVPVLIGFLLVDGLFFIANVPKIFQGGAFPVLAGIVLFALMTTWRRGKQLLVDRLDESALPLPLFISSIRVQPPHRVKGTAVFLTARPDAVPHALLHNLLHNQVLHEQVVLLTVVNEDSPRVPASRRFEVDAYGDGFFRVILHFGFMDEPDVPEALKLCHLDELDFSPMRTTYFLSRETVIASKLVGMARWREGLFAFMLKNANSNLRFFKLPLNRVIELGTQVEM, from the coding sequence ATGGGGCAGGCAAGCAGTCAGGCGGCAGAAGACGGTCACTCCAAGGCAAAGCCCATCGGGATGCTGGTTGCAGCAGTGGGTGTGGTGTACGGCGATATCGGTACCAGCCCGTTGTACACCCTTAAAGAGGTGTTTTCCGGCGGGTATGGTGTTCAGGTCAATCACGACGGTGTGTTCGGGATATTGGCGCTGATCCTGTGGTCGCTGATCTGGGTGGTTTCGATCAAGTATGTGCTGTTTATTCTGCGGGCCGACAACGAAGGCGAGGGCGGCATCATGGCCCTCACCGCACTGGCCAGGCGGGCGGCGTCGCCTTATCCGCGGTTGCGTTCGGTGCTGGTGATCCTGGGGTTGATCGGCGCGGCGCTGTTTTACGGCGACAGCATGATTACCCCGGCGATCTCGGTGCTTTCCGCCGTAGAAGGGCTTGAGCTGGCATTTGACGGCCTGGAGCATTGGGTCGTGCCGCTGGCCTTGATTGTGCTGGTGCTGCTGTTTCTGATTCAACGCCATGGCACGGCCAGTATCGGCAAGCTGTTCGGGCCGGTGATGGTGGTGTGGTTTGTGGTGTTGGGCGGGCTGGGGATTCACGGCATCGTGCAGCACCCTGAAGTGCTCAATGCGCTGAACCCGATATGGGGTGTGCGCTTCTTTGTGTCTCACCCGGGCATGGGCGTGGCCATTTTGGGCGCCGTGGTGCTGGCGCTGACCGGTGCCGAGGCGCTGTATGCCGACATGGGCCACTTTGGCCGCAAGCCGATTGCTCGGGCCTGGTTCATTCTGGTGTTGCCGGCGCTGGTGCTGAACTATTTCGGCCAGGGTGCCTTGCTGCTGGAAAACCCGGAGGCGGCGCGCAACCCGTTCTACCTGCTGGCACCGGCCTGGGCGCTGATTCCCTTGGTGGGGCTGGCCACGCTGGCGACGGTGATTGCCTCCCAGGCAGTGATTTCCGGGGCTTTCTCCCTGACCCATCAGGCCATTCAACTGGGCTATATCCCGCGTATGCATATCCAGCACACGTCCAGCGCCGAGCAGGGGCAGATTTACATTGGCGCGGTGAACTGGTCGCTGATGGTCGGGGTGATCTTGCTGGTGCTGGGCTTTGAGTCTTCTGGCGCCCTGGCTTCGGCCTACGGGGTGGCGGTGACCGGGACCATGCTGATTACCAGTATTCTGGTGTCGGCAGTGATGCTGCTGCTGTGGAAGTGGCCACCTGTTCTGGCCGTGCCAGTGTTGATCGGCTTTCTGCTGGTGGATGGCCTGTTCTTTATCGCCAACGTGCCGAAAATCTTCCAGGGCGGGGCATTCCCAGTACTGGCGGGGATTGTGCTGTTTGCCCTGATGACCACCTGGCGGCGCGGCAAGCAACTGCTGGTGGACCGTCTGGATGAAAGCGCGCTGCCACTGCCACTGTTTATCAGCAGCATCCGGGTGCAGCCGCCCCATCGAGTCAAGGGTACCGCCGTGTTTCTGACCGCACGCCCGGATGCCGTGCCCCATGCGCTGTTGCACAACCTGCTGCATAACCAGGTGCTGCACGAGCAGGTGGTATTGCTGACGGTGGTCAACGAAGATTCGCCACGGGTACCGGCTTCACGGCGCTTTGAGGTGGATGCCTATGGTGACGGGTTTTTCCGGGTGATCCTGCACTTCGGCTTTATGGACGAGCCGGATGTGCCTGAGGCGCTGAAGCTGTGCCATCTCGATGAGCTGGATTTCAGCCCGATGCGCACCACTTACTTCCTGAGCCGGGAGACCGTGATTGCCTCCAAGCTTGTGGGTATGGCCCGTTGGCGTGAGGGGTTGTTCGCCTTTATGCTCAAGAATGCCAACAGCAATCTGCGCTTCTTCAAGCTGCCGCTGAACCGGGTGATTGAGTTGGGGACGCAGGTCGAGATGTAG
- a CDS encoding rRNA pseudouridine synthase — translation MSEPIRLSKRLIELVGCSRREAELFIEGGWVTVDGEVIDEPQFKVDNQKVELDPQAKATAPEPVTILLNAPAGLDTDSALALIGPDTLSEEHRFGKRPLKGHFLRLSVGNELQANASGLLVFTQDWKIVRKLTADASKIEQEYVVEVSGEMAPHGLNRLNHGMTYKGRELPAVKASWQSENRLRFAMKNPQPGVIALFCQAVGLTVISMRRIRIGGVSMGKLPVGQWRYMSAKEKF, via the coding sequence ATGTCTGAACCGATACGTCTCTCCAAACGCCTCATCGAACTCGTCGGCTGCTCCCGCCGTGAGGCCGAACTGTTCATTGAAGGTGGCTGGGTCACGGTAGATGGCGAAGTCATCGACGAGCCACAGTTCAAGGTCGACAACCAGAAAGTCGAGCTGGACCCGCAAGCCAAGGCCACCGCGCCCGAGCCAGTGACCATTCTGCTCAATGCCCCGGCGGGCCTGGACACCGACAGCGCCCTGGCGTTGATCGGCCCGGACACCCTGAGCGAAGAGCACCGCTTCGGCAAGCGCCCGCTCAAGGGCCACTTCCTGCGTCTGAGCGTTGGCAACGAGCTGCAGGCCAACGCCAGCGGCCTGCTGGTGTTTACCCAGGACTGGAAAATCGTGCGCAAGCTGACGGCCGACGCCAGCAAGATCGAGCAGGAATACGTGGTCGAGGTCTCTGGCGAGATGGCACCCCACGGCTTGAACCGGCTCAACCATGGCATGACCTACAAGGGTCGCGAGCTGCCTGCGGTCAAGGCCAGCTGGCAGAGTGAAAACCGCCTGCGCTTTGCGATGAAAAACCCGCAACCGGGTGTAATCGCCCTGTTCTGCCAGGCAGTAGGCCTGACCGTGATTTCCATGCGCCGGATTCGTATTGGCGGCGTGTCGATGGGCAAGTTGCCTGTTGGCCAGTGGCGCTACATGAGCGCCAAAGAAAAGTTCTAA
- a CDS encoding virulence factor family protein — protein MKHRSWRFLLLALIVLVALAAGGYWWWNRPAPQPTVEHLSQTDGSTLTNVIPGQKAQARVVIATPAEEALNDKQLMALSRGGKAQVVQVILPKDDCTLQQQALQTALQQLKGPATLVSGIGPGATLAWRWLAEQTNDKAQAVSVGFKLEEPGCALPVPKTATHGNWLVAWNDNPDDPSAAFVRDQPNAQTSISDYDIHYPQVLSNELRKILVGDENGGLSMPVVEVPAGQQNSTVTLFLSGDGGWRDLDRDVAGEMAKIGYPVVGIDMLRYYWQHKSPEQSATDLTELMQHYRQKWGTQRFVLVGYSFGADVLPATYNRLPEAEQKRVDSIMLLAFARSGSFEIHVDGWLGKAGAEADTGEEMSKLPASKVVCIYGAEEVDESGCTAKTAVGESLKLPGGHHFDENYPALAQRLVDLIKKHQVTAQ, from the coding sequence ATGAAACATCGTTCCTGGCGGTTTTTGTTGCTTGCCTTGATAGTTCTGGTCGCGCTTGCTGCAGGCGGCTATTGGTGGTGGAATCGCCCCGCACCGCAGCCAACGGTTGAACACCTGAGCCAAACTGATGGCTCGACCCTGACCAATGTCATTCCCGGCCAGAAAGCCCAGGCCCGGGTGGTTATTGCCACTCCGGCCGAAGAGGCCCTCAACGATAAGCAACTGATGGCCCTGAGCCGTGGCGGCAAGGCGCAAGTCGTCCAGGTGATCCTGCCCAAGGACGACTGCACCCTGCAACAGCAAGCCCTGCAAACTGCGCTGCAACAACTCAAGGGCCCGGCTACCCTGGTCAGCGGTATCGGCCCCGGGGCGACCCTGGCCTGGCGCTGGCTGGCCGAGCAAACCAATGACAAGGCCCAGGCCGTGTCGGTCGGTTTCAAGCTGGAAGAACCCGGCTGCGCCCTGCCCGTTCCGAAAACCGCGACTCACGGTAACTGGCTGGTGGCCTGGAACGACAACCCTGACGACCCGAGCGCCGCTTTCGTTCGCGATCAGCCGAACGCGCAGACCAGCATCAGCGACTACGACATTCACTACCCACAAGTGCTGAGCAACGAGTTGCGCAAGATCCTGGTGGGCGATGAGAACGGCGGGCTGAGCATGCCGGTGGTCGAAGTGCCTGCCGGCCAGCAAAACAGCACCGTGACCCTGTTCCTCTCCGGTGATGGCGGCTGGCGCGACCTGGACCGCGACGTGGCGGGCGAAATGGCCAAGATCGGCTACCCGGTGGTGGGCATCGACATGCTGCGCTACTACTGGCAGCACAAGTCACCTGAGCAAAGCGCCACCGACCTCACCGAGCTGATGCAGCACTACCGGCAGAAATGGGGCACCCAGCGCTTTGTGCTGGTGGGTTATTCGTTTGGCGCCGATGTGTTGCCAGCCACCTATAACCGCCTGCCTGAGGCCGAGCAAAAGCGCGTCGACTCGATCATGTTGCTGGCCTTTGCCCGCAGTGGCAGTTTTGAGATCCATGTTGATGGCTGGCTGGGCAAGGCCGGCGCAGAAGCGGATACCGGCGAAGAAATGTCCAAACTGCCGGCCAGCAAAGTGGTGTGCATCTATGGTGCAGAAGAGGTCGATGAAAGTGGCTGTACTGCCAAGACAGCAGTCGGCGAAAGCCTCAAGCTGCCTGGCGGCCATCACTTCGACGAGAACTACCCGGCCCTGGCCCAGCGCCTGGTGGACCTGATCAAGAAGCATCAGGTGACTGCCCAATAA
- the rimO gene encoding 30S ribosomal protein S12 methylthiotransferase RimO, giving the protein MSTVTTKPANPKVGFVSLGCPKALVDSERILTQLRMEGYDVVSTYQDADVVVVNTCGFIDSAKAESLEVIGEAIKENGKVIVTGCMGVEEGNIRDVHPSVLAVTGPQQYEQVVNAVHQVVPPRQDHNPLIDLVPPQGVKLTPRHYAYLKISEGCNHSCSFCIIPSMRGKLVSRPVGDVLDEAQRLVKAGVKELLVISQDTSAYGVDVKYRTGFWNGAPVKTRMTELCEALSSLGVWVRLHYVYPYPHVDELIPLMAAGKILPYLDIPFQHASPKVLKAMKRPAFEDKTLARIKNWREICPELIIRSTFIVGFPGETEEDFQYLLDWLTEAQLDRVGCFQYSPVEGAPANLLDAAIVPDDVKQDRWDRFMAHQQAISAARLQMKIGKEIEVLIDEVDEQGAVGRCFFDAPEIDGNVFIATEKDIKPGDKIMCRVTDADEYDLWAEVI; this is encoded by the coding sequence ATGTCCACCGTTACCACCAAGCCAGCCAACCCAAAGGTTGGCTTTGTTTCCCTGGGTTGCCCGAAAGCACTGGTCGACTCCGAGCGCATCCTTACCCAACTGCGCATGGAAGGCTATGACGTCGTCTCGACCTATCAGGACGCTGACGTCGTGGTGGTCAACACCTGCGGTTTCATCGACAGCGCCAAGGCAGAATCCCTGGAAGTGATCGGCGAAGCCATCAAGGAAAACGGCAAGGTCATCGTGACCGGCTGCATGGGCGTCGAAGAAGGCAATATTCGCGACGTCCACCCGAGCGTACTGGCCGTGACCGGCCCGCAGCAGTACGAGCAGGTGGTCAACGCCGTGCACCAGGTAGTGCCGCCGCGCCAGGATCACAACCCGCTGATCGACCTGGTACCGCCACAAGGTGTCAAGCTGACACCACGCCACTACGCCTACCTGAAGATTTCCGAAGGCTGCAACCACAGCTGCAGCTTCTGCATCATCCCGTCGATGCGCGGCAAGCTGGTCAGCCGCCCGGTGGGTGACGTGCTCGACGAAGCCCAGCGCCTGGTCAAGGCCGGCGTAAAAGAGCTGCTGGTGATTTCCCAGGACACCAGCGCCTATGGCGTTGACGTCAAATACCGCACCGGTTTCTGGAACGGCGCGCCGGTCAAGACGCGCATGACCGAACTGTGCGAAGCCTTGAGCTCGCTGGGCGTATGGGTGCGCCTGCACTACGTCTACCCGTACCCGCACGTTGACGAGCTGATCCCGCTGATGGCCGCCGGCAAGATCCTGCCGTACCTGGACATCCCGTTCCAGCACGCCAGCCCGAAAGTGCTCAAGGCCATGAAACGCCCTGCGTTTGAAGACAAGACCCTGGCCCGGATCAAGAACTGGCGCGAAATCTGCCCGGAACTGATCATCCGTTCGACCTTTATCGTCGGCTTCCCGGGTGAAACCGAAGAAGACTTCCAGTACCTGCTCGACTGGCTGACCGAAGCCCAACTGGACCGCGTAGGCTGCTTCCAGTACTCGCCGGTAGAAGGCGCACCGGCCAACCTGCTGGATGCGGCCATCGTGCCGGACGACGTCAAGCAGGATCGCTGGGACCGCTTCATGGCCCACCAGCAGGCCATCAGCGCTGCCCGCCTGCAGATGAAAATCGGCAAGGAAATCGAAGTGCTGATCGACGAAGTCGACGAGCAAGGCGCAGTAGGCCGTTGCTTCTTCGACGCCCCGGAAATCGACGGCAATGTATTTATCGCCACCGAGAAAGACATCAAGCCGGGCGACAAGATCATGTGCCGCGTCACCGACGCCGACGAGTATGACCTGTGGGCTGAAGTGATCTAA